AGCTTTGCAATTATCAATAGATTTAGACTCACCAAGTCTACTCAACATCCTCTTCAAACTCTTGGGGGTAATTTGGCCACTTCCTTCCATTTCATACATCTCAAATGCTCCTCTCAACTCACTCTCTTTATCATCCTTTTCTCCTAATTCCATTAATTTACTAAAATCCTCTAACCCTAACATTCCGTCCCTGTCCGAATCCGATAGCCTCACCGCCATCTCCGCCTCCTCCGTCGTCAGATCACCGCCTACCGCCCTCACGCACTTCCGTAGCTCCGCTGGCGACACTTTTCCATCTCCATCCTCATCAAAGTACGTAAATACCCTCTCCAATCGCTCGCTATTTTCACTACTACCAGTAGTAATTATACTCATGGAAAGAGTATTATTACGACTAATAGTAGTATCGTCGATTACTATCGGTGGCTTTTTCGATGAAAttttgttctttaattttgagAAAACGGACTTGTTTACCGTATTAGAAATAGTAGTCTCCATGCACATACTATCTGAAAAATCTGCCCTTTTTTTTCCCACCTatgaatatgatttttttttttttggtaaacaaTATTGTTATTGGATAGGATTTATATAGGAAGTTGTTAAATGGCGGTTGTAAAGTCGGTATTACGTAGGATTTGCGCGTACGGAAGTTTCGTGCTGGGCTGCAGAAATTAATGTCATTTTCGTTGGCTTttctttatattaaaaaatagtcaaaagtaAAGGAAATGTGTGGGTGAAGATATTTactagtatgaattatgattatatttttaaagttattgttgttgttatataatatgatattattggCATGTGGGAGGATTCTAAATATGCAGGGGAGTGGGGATGGACGCGTATATAtgtcaataaaaatattaccatCATCATATAAATGTCACAACATGCGACATGAAGGCTTTTAAATATAGGAAGTGTTGTCTAAATTTATGTTCTCTTCCTttatttaatgttttttttttaaaattacaaaataaaaactttttggagaaaggaacgtggggggggggggggggggggttggacCTTGATAAGTTGATATCTTTCTTGTAAAGAAAGTAGCTGGCCAATTTGTTTTACATTGCATGAATATCTAAAATAGTAGAATTACTATTCTGTTTCACATTTTGTGTCAAATCTATTTAATTCATAAATTAATATGAAGCGTACATTTCTATGCACCCATAATAA
This Solanum dulcamara chromosome 8, daSolDulc1.2, whole genome shotgun sequence DNA region includes the following protein-coding sequences:
- the LOC129899119 gene encoding putative calcium-binding protein CML19, which produces MCMETTISNTVNKSVFSKLKNKISSKKPPIVIDDTTISRNNTLSMSIITTGSSENSERLERVFTYFDEDGDGKVSPAELRKCVRAVGGDLTTEEAEMAVRLSDSDRDGMLGLEDFSKLMELGEKDDKESELRGAFEMYEMEGSGQITPKSLKRMLSRLGESKSIDNCKAMIQRFDLDGDGVLSFDEFKVMMNSS